Sequence from the Penaeus vannamei isolate JL-2024 chromosome 16, ASM4276789v1, whole genome shotgun sequence genome:
ACCAACTCACTCTTTGATGTGTGATGTGCAATTGGTTTATACAGATATCTCGGTTTTATAGGAAGTAGCATGAAAATTAACTAATATCCTTTCATAATCTGCATTCTATATAGACAATTATTTCAGCTTTCAGTAAGCATGTGAATGGATgtcaaaaaatttatatatacattttcttgcaCATAGTAGTTGATGAGGAATTAACCCCACTTTTCATATAATTTCTTCACTCTTCCATTGGTTATTTTCGGAATCTTCAAACTGCTTGCTGAGAGTGTCTTTATATTTACTGACCCTTATAACCCTTGACTATGCCTTTTTTCAACTATCTTGGTGTTTTCCACTACCTGCAAAGGAGTTTTTGATTTTTTGAGTTTTACTATTTTCAGATaagctgacttttttttttattttaccaaAAGATATTCTTAAGTGTAATGGTTATATATGCAACACTTAGAGACTGATATTCAAGAAAAATCTACTTTTAACTTGCATTATAGATGCTTCCTCTGCTCTGTCCATTTGAGTttcatatctgtatatttttcaTGCCCAAAGTACAGTCTAAATCCTAGGAGAAGTAAGACTGATGCATCTAAGTGCTTTGCTTCACTAGCAACCTGGATATTTGTTGAGGAGTGTCATAACCCTTAATGAGATTAGCAGACAGACTGATTTCATGGAATGTGATGCGGCAATGTTAGAAATCCCCTCAACAAAGTCCAGAGTTCTCCACATAACCCTTGTGGCTGCTACTTAGCTTACCGCCGCCACCTGActaactgtgtttgtgtgtgtgtctccctcttaGTGCGGTCGTCCCAAGccccccctgcaccccccccaaGAGACCCCAGAACCACCTTAAGTGTTGGGCGGGCGCGAGCCAAGTCTATGGTGGCTGGACTCCAGGACATTGGTAAGATGGGttgcttctttttttcaatttgtgtCCCATTTTGATGGTCTTTCTGCATTGGAAGTGGACTAATGTGTTGTTTCAGAGTTTAGATGTCAGAATtggtttcattttcctttttttttcttttttttctttttttctttttttgcttcatttgtcatatatttcattatattattatttgtttttattttattttatagctATTCATGTTAATGTAAGTGTgtgaagttattatttttttcattattgttttgtttgaatGTTTTTATCCATTTGTTTCCATGTTCATTTAAGAAGGATTAGGTTTAGGTTAAAATCCGTATTTTTAAATAACAGAAAGATTGCATTCAGATTTTTCAGATGAAAATCACAGATATGGGACTGTTCCTTCTAATAAGCTTTGCATAGTGCATAGAGTTTGCATGTCATAAATAACACCAAACCTTAAGAGCATGTGCATGTAGAGTATACATTCCCCAGATCTTCTGAAAAAAGGACAAGATAAAGCTTGAATTATTTGACAAGGAAATTTCAGACGCAATTACCAATGAGTACAGAAAAAGCCTGCATGCACAGCTATCTTGATTTGCAATAACAGAATGTCAAATTCCTCCTAAAGTCCTGACTGACATCAAGCATTTTGCCCCTATAGAAGCACTGGATGCCAGCATGAGGGAGAACGGAGACCTGATGTCCCGTTCCGCCGGACAGTTCCCTGGCGGGGGTCCGTATGGCAGTAGTCACTATGGTGTCAGTCACTACACCAGTGGGAGCCAGTATGGGACGCCCCAGGGAACGCCCACCATAGGCACGCCAGTGGGTACCCCACCAGGCCTCAAGGTAGCATCCATCAAAGCCCGACCCTCCTCCAAACGCATGACTGCTGCCGAGATGGAGGACATGATGACCCAGTCtggctctcttccctcctctcctccatcaacTCCTACTGGGCGTCCTCCTCGTGTGTATGCCAGTGTGGCTGAGATGAAGAAGGCAAAGGTTGGTATCGCTTCGGCCTCTTGGCAGGATATTAACCATGTCTGagtgtgaaacttttttttttctcggttgcTCTTTTTCTTGTCAGTGTTTTAAAAATTTGATCATTGCATTATTGAGGGTGTGATTGTTATGCACATAATGTGTAGGTTCAATTACCTCATAAAGACAGgcactgtttttttcttataattgcaTCAGCTATAACAAGCTTAGGCTTTTATTTGGCCTGAAAGAGCTATATAATCATTGTCTTCTCTGAAAGTACCATTAGCATACATCTCATAAGATATTTTCCCAACAACATCCATCATAGTTAGCATCACAGCTACAACAGCATATATTAGcaaacaacttttttttatatatagttccTTAGTTCCCAATTTTAGTTTTACAATATTGCACCACAGATATATTACCTTTTTGACATTTACAGTGACCTTTTTACATCATGTTTGCTGTCCCTTgccttatttgcttatttattaaaGTGTTTGCTATGCATGTTAAATAGAGTGACTACTTTTGAAAAGTGTTCAGAACTATGCATACAAAAGGTGCTTGCCTGTGATGCACAAGAATGAGAAACCAAGGGCATTGGAAGATTCAGTAACTGTGTTTGTATGGAGACATACAACATTAGTTTTGATGCTTTTTTTGCCTGTTAAAATATTAAACTTTGAAAATCTTTCAGGCCCTGAAGGCTCGGCAGCCATTGGACCTTACCAGACTGCACAAGGGTTTCCATTCTACCCCAGACTTGAAAGCCGAGGTCACGGGTACCCTTCCAGCTTTTACCATCGAGGAGAAGCGCAAGTCTGTTTCACAGGAAGACCTCTTCGTGACAGCATTAAACGAACGCAATTCACGACACTCCCTTGTGTGTCCGCCACCCCACTCGAGCACTCTGGAGAGGATCACGGTGGGGTCTCCCGAGTCTAAAGAATCATGGCAGAGTGgtgaggaagggacagaggaagagagcagTGATTCTCCCAACATTTCTCCTGGCCCATTGGAATATCGTATGTTAAGGCGATCACAGTCTGCTGTCAATACTACTATGCTGCGTAAAGCAGGCCTACATCCACCGCCAAcacacccaccacctcccccaccactagGACAGCTTGTGAAAGTGGATATTAGTAGATCCAAAAGTGATTATGCAACCGTTGGTGTTGCTCCTTCAACTCCAGAGGCTATGCCAGTGTCACCAGGAGTTCAGTCCAGCTTTAGACCGACTGATTGTGCTAAGCTTTATGCATCAccagaagaaataaagacagtcGGTTATCGCAGTCCTGAAATGATGGCGACATTAAATCGTAAAAATGCCAGTGTTAAAAGTCGTTCTCAGAGCTTACCCCCAAGCACCAATAGACCTAGTGTGCAGAGGGGTTCCCCAGACAAGGACACATCTCTTGATTCTGGAATATACCTTACAACATATTCCACCTTCAGAGGAACAGAAGGGGAAACATCAAGAAGTCGTGAAGTTGTATCACCCAGTAGTGCTGGGAAGGCGCCAGTTAGTGATACTGTTACATATGCAAGACCCAAGAATAATAAGAGTATACATGATCGTGCAGAGTCTAGTTCTCCAAGTAAAGCCTACACAGGACCAGGTTCTGTAGCTTCTCCAGCACCTGACATCCCTGAACCAGATTATAGTTCAGATGAAGATCATACATACAACTCTCAAGATGAGTCTCAGTCAAAGAAGACCAGAACcctgaagaagaaaaagcccacaGTGGCATTTTCTCCTAATCTTGTGACTTCCACATCAGAGTCATCTGACGTACCTCATTATGCTGCACCAGCCAAACACCCAACGCCTTTAGCAGGCAATTTCAAGGACTTGATAGCTCAGAAAGCAGCTGAAAGGCAGGCTAGACAAGATGATGGACCTGAACAAACAAGGTCAGCTACTTCAAGTCCAAGTAAGAGAGCCAATGGaagtaatggcaatggtaatggcaatggcaaGGCCATATCAGATGCTATCCAGGAATCTGCCCTCTTTAACAGACAAAAGGAGAAAACTGTACCGACAGGAACCAAAGCCAGACCTGTTCCTGTTGTGCAGAGGGAAGATTCAAAGTCTACTTTAAAGATGAAGAATTCCCGTTCTTGTCCCCATGATTTTAATCTTGAAGATGGGGATAATTCTTCTAGTGGAGTTAGCTCTGATCAGGATGTTCATCAAGAGTCAAATTATGTAACAGTCATCAACACAGAGTCTGACACCATATCTGCTAATAAAACAGATAGGTTTGTGAGACATGGGACCAGAGATGACAGTTCTGAGGCATCTGAAAGCTCTGATGAGGCTAGTGATCGTACTTGGATATtaacaaatgaaaaaggaagtGATTCAGGAAAagacagtgatagtaatggtgcTCGAAGATCAGGAACTCTGACAAGAAATGCTGTGTCATTAGTGAAGCTTCCTCCTCCACAAGAAACAACTGAGCCAGATTTAGACACTGAGCTAGATGTTGGACAAGGGCGAATTATGTCTCGATCTGTTGATCAAGATACTATAAGTACATTATCATCACTCAGCAGCTTGTCATCTGGGTCAGGCAgtacaggggagagagaaatgcagcATTCGATGCATGCTGGCCAAGTACCCAGCTCAGCACCAAGCTCATTACAGATGAGAGCCACCCTCCCAAGGCCTCCCTCAAGTGCATCAAGCTCTAGAGGAAGCTCAGCACCCCCAGTGAGCCAGGCCATCAGAGCAACAGTCACTGGGACACTTGGTCGAAGTCGGCCCACAACAAGAGAACAGCattgggaggtagaaggggaaccTATGGCTGTGAGGGAAAAGAGTGCACCACCCACCTCTCGCTCTTCTACGCTGGAAAGAGATAGCTATAAGAAGAGCACTAATGTTGATACAGGAGAAACAGAGTATGAGAGGAGTATTGAAGAGTCCTTGCAGTTGATCCGTATGCATATGGACTCTCTCAATGAAGTAAATACACTGGCAGGAGTTCCTACTCGAGATCAAGCAGGTGGTGGGGAGATGGTCCTGGCACCTCCTCCAGAGTTTTGCGATATGTCCATGGCTGGAGCACAAGGCAGGAAAAATAACAAGACTGTCATCCATATTGGAGAAGAAGAATTTGATCAGCCTGGAAGAAGGGGGCCAAATGtccatgaagaggaggaggaactgctTCCGAGATTCAGACACAAGACCCTGACTGAGTGGACGACGCGTGATACAACCGAGTGGCTTGAAAGTATATTTATGCCCGAGTACAAAGACTCCTTTGAGGAACAGGATATTGATGGGAAGAAACTCATGGATATAAACAATGAATCGCTTATAAATTTAGGCGTGAGAAGGGTTGGGCATCGAGTTAACATGGAAAAATCCCTAAAAAGGTATAAGCCCACTGAAAGAATTGATCTTTGAGTCATACGCCTtcttatataatatctattttgGTAGAAAATGTATTGAGCCAGTAGATTGAATACTAAAAGTATAAGGGTCCTACTAAAGATTTGTAAAAATTATGATGGGTATGAGAATGAAGCATTGTCTAGTagcttttttctctttactattGTATTACGGTTTGTGTACATTGAAATGCTGCTTCAATTTAGGAGAAAGAAATGTTCCCTATCAGAAGCTGGAGTGTTTCAGAGGGAGTGAGATTCTACAGGAAATTTTCATCTCAGATGGAAAGCGACTCTGCAAAAATGTGTATTCAGGCTGCCATTTTTCATAAATCTCTCGCTCATTATTCCAAGTTCTTGCAAGTGTTTAAAAGACACTTTAACTTGTAGTCTTTTCACTTATGACGTCCATCCTGTAAACAAATATTGTGGTAGTAGACCTTATAATCATATTGGCTTCTTTGTCTTGCTGGAGTGTTGTTGATGGAGAATTTAAAACCATTGAAGACGCTTCATAtgattatttcctttgttttttgttcttctgttaaatgtttaatatgttttttttttaatgaaatcagAAATATTATAGTTTAAATACATATTGCAGGATAATGAATTAAGACTTCATATATACTAATGACAGATTGCAAAACATGAGGTTTTGAAAGTTACTTTGTCCATTAGTACTTTATATTAGAACTGAAACTTAAATCTCTGTGAGATATTGACACTAAGTTGATGCTGATCTTCTTGAATGTTGCtttaattcatatattcattaaccACATACTTAGCTCATAAAGGAGGTTTTCCCCACAACAATATATCCCACACCAGTCCTAATAATAAATTGTGTGAGGGATAGCTGGGGCACTTTTGGAATTAGGTTCTTGTACTCATTCATTAGGCCACACAATATTCCTGCATGCTAGATAGTCACCAATATTCATTCTGTGTTGTCATTGCAGACTTTTTATACCTGTAGCATTTTATATATAGCAAAACTATTATGTACCAGGCTATTATATATAACTTCTGCTGgagaaagaaaaactaagagAAATTCATAGTATTTCTTTTTGAGTGTAAACTTGGTgagtatgaatgtatttgtacaAAGAAAGCTGTTAATAGTGTAAATATGGCAATCGTATTATTTAGTTTCATTTGACACTataatgcataaatgtatatatggttCTCTTTCTGCTAGTTTATAATGTCCGTTCTGTTTCTGCCAACCATTGTGTGTGTGCCAAATGCTTCAATGCCTGAAGTCAATTGTGAGATGAATTTAGAAAAGtcttgtgtgtgtgcagaaattaATCTTTTGCCAGCTAGTTGAAAATAGTGATTCCTGTGAATGGAATGCAAGTGACCAGCAAGACACTTAAATTTTTCAGTTCTTGTAGACCAAGTTTGTTGGCAATGAAGTGGCCCATAAGAATAGTTTTCAAAAATTTTGGCTATATATTAATACAGTTGTGAAATTATCAATGTAGATGTGATGAAAATGCATgaaatatattgaataaataaataaaaatctggcCAGCTTCCCCAGATGAATGATATAGGGCCGTTTACTCACATATTTTGTAATGTTTTGTGTATTTCTAGAATCTTAATAAGTTCAACATTGTTTTGGACAGGAACATGGTTTACATGTGAATCCAATAATTGAGATTATATGTCTAGAAAATCTTGATGGAAGCTTACAGTAAGACCCAGATGATGGATAGTATCAAGCCAAATTGAAGGTTTGGTACCGTAAGTAACTGCGCGGTATTAGCCAGCTACAGTCTCCATTGAGCAAATGACTTTGAAAGTAAATTTTGGCATTTAGGACTATCAGCATTTTTCATAAAGCCTCCATGCTCTGTGTTATTTTATGAAATTCATgctccatatatacataacatatatatatgtatataatcctcatatatatatagtggtgcTTTTGGTCCTCAATGTGTCAGAGCTGGATCATATTTTGCTATCATTTGTTTAAGGAGTTGATTGGTGCTTTCAGAATTttgggaaagatgaaagagaaaatacaaaaatgtcTTGAAATATCCATGTCGAGATTTTGTTCAGGAATCACACACAAATTTGACCAACGAATTTTCATGGAGAAGATAAGGCTCACAGATTCAAGTtccaaggaaaagacaaaaaaaaaacaaaaaaactagaaaatgCTTGAAATGGGATAAATCCGATTATTTCTTGAGAGATCCAATATTACTGTCCTAACATCACCATCTAGTCTTATCCGTTGTAGGAAGTTCACAGTTTCTATGCGGATTTTTCCTAAACACAAAATTGTTTAcaaattttaattatttatccagagatatgtatgtgcatctgtgcTCAATAAAGTTTAATACTTTTAAAttcaagattttttatttttattctatattttagtTCTAAGTTTCAGCTAAAAAGATATTTATGATGGAGACAGTGATAACTGACAGAAGTATTACTGTCCTTAGAAGAAAAAGTGTCTGTACTCTGGAATGTCGGTGAATGTAAGGTAAAACAACTTTATATTGGCATAATGCAAAGGGAATGAAGTGCCATACAAAGGAGTTAAGTTTTTCAGAAAATTAAGTACTATTGTTTCAGGATCCAGCCTCTTAAAGAAAGGTATATTTTGAGGTTGCAAAGTCAAAATTAGATGCTGAATTCAACAATGAAATGAGTCAGTGTTTCCACAGAATTATGAAAGTATGAATGAGTGTACAATTTCACAAAGTGACTTGAGTTACAAAAACGTCAACTTTACAATCTTCCGAAAAAATATGAACTTTTAGATGAAGATTGTAAAATTAATCTTACCTTGTGCAGTTGTTcaatttcattcatacttttcttaaCAATAGTTCATTAAGCTCAGTCCAAAATCTTAAGATATAAATCTTGTTCTTTGGAAACATTTATTGTGATGACTGCATTATATTCcaaattatgaaaaagaaaatattcactGATAAAAGAACCAAGGCTAAGACAATCAATACAGGAACAGCTTTGAGGCATTAATATTACTATGTCTGGTAATTAAAGTGTCATTGACCAATTATACTTGTTTcatttgtattttgtgtatatataaatctacatagcAAAACTATTAAACAATTGAAAACTTTTAAATCTCAGGTTTTTAATCCTACAGTTTGAAATATTTGAGAATAAAGGTACACTGTAATGAGTATAGACATGACTTACTTTAAGGCAGTATTTATCTTGTCTACTCGTGATGAGCAGTTCTGTCCTTGAAACAAAGCTACTGAGTGATGCGTATGGTGTAACTTATTCTGCAACTGCCCCATCCTTAAATAGTAGGCATATGGCTGCTGAATCTCATTGTAAAACTCTGACCATTTATTCATGGAAGGATGTAGGGTAAAGTATATGTATTGGAACCATAATTCCAGATGCTAAAatattcttccactttcttctatGTAGACCAAGATACTGTAGTTCTGAAGAGGATTTCTTCAATTACCAAACTGTTAGGGCCCATACTGTGGAATTGGTGGAACGATGAACATGTTGAAAAAGGGGTTTCTTTAGAGTAGAATCCTTTCAAACAAAAATTGTATGTTAAGGACAATAACTTTTATATCAAACAATAAGTTTATAAACTTTTAtttaaaggaaaaagacaaagtgaAAGTAAAGGTAGAGTATTTTAAATGCTATGAGAAAACATTATCCATAATGCTGGTTCTAtatgaaagtaataaataaagattttgtacatgtataaaacatgaaaggagggagagtgtgaagaagagggagagagaaaaagactcaAAATCAGTTCCATTAAAGCCAGGCTACTAAGTTATTTCTACAAATCTACCATATAAAATGTCTacctctgtctatcagtctatcagttaATCTATGTAACTATCTACATATTGATCTATAAgtatctattatatacatatatatgtacaaacaatatatctatctcaattttattttatttcatttttcttcgtcaTTCTCAAAAGCAGGATTTGACTCTTCTCTCAGGCTTTTATCCCCGTTTTCTTTGGGTTTCCCTTCCGTTACACCATTTTCTTTGGTCTTCCCATCCGTCACACCGTTTTCTGTGGAAATACTCTTTATGGCGACCTCTGGATCATTCTCGGTCATATTTACCGCGTTTTTctgtgcttcttcctctttcttttcctcttgcttctcctcggCCCGCTGCTTCTTCCTCTCCAACTGGTGCTTTCGGAAGAATGACCGATTGATCACGAAATACGCTATGCAGGTGACGAGACACACGATGGCCATGAGTCTGAAGGTGGTGCGGATACCAAGCGGGCCGATCAGGAACCCGCCCAGCAGACTACCCAAGCCGCGTCCTGCAATCGGTATTTTGatgaactctgtgtgtgtgtgtatctatctatctatctatctatctatctatctatctatctatctatctatctatctatctatctatctatctatctatctatctatctatctatctatatttatatatgtttgaccctcactatctttatctatctttgtatttacCTAACTAATATCTATATTTgaccctctctatatatctatatctatatttgaccctctctatatatctatatctatatttgaccctctctatatatctgtatctatatttgaccctctatatatctatatctatatttgaccctctatataactatatctatatttgaccctctctatatatctatttatctatctttgcacttacctatctatatctacttataaaatcatatcaatatctatacttacatctaggcctatctatatacttatccatgttctatctgtctatctatatgtgcgcCCGCATACATATAGATGGTCGTGTGAGtcagagtgaatgtgtgtgtgcgtgtgtgtgtgtgtgtgtgtgtgtgtgtgtgtgtgtgtgtgtgtgtgtgtgtgtgtgtgtgtgtgtgtgtgtgtgtgtgtgtgtgtgtgtgtgtgtgtgtgcgtgcgtgcgtgcgtgcgtgcgtgcgtgcgtgcgtgcgtgcgtgcgtgcgtgcgtgcgtgcgtgctcgcgcgcacacacactgcgGATCTCTGCGGATCTGGGAGATGTGGGAGTGCTATAGCTAAAAGCACCGTTATAaaccacaaacacaaattcaCCAAAATGCCAGCACCTATCAGTCTCGCGAGGACCACCCATCAACCCTCCCAACCCCATgtcaacccccaccaacccccaaacAACCACCCCTCGACAAAGGACAACTCACCGACGCCATAATGGATTCCGCCATACATCCCCTGCAGACTAGCGATGGTGGCGGGCGTGGACAGGTCGGCGGTGTAGGTGACAGCGGCCGTGCTCATGAGGGACACGGTGAAACACTCCAGCATTTCGAAGGGAAGACTCCACCACGGGTTTGTGATGAGGGAATAACCTGAAAGCACAGGGGAAAGGgagttttttttaattgttattgcagTTTCGGTCGAACATGGAGGCTGGGAAAAGATTATGGATGTGGGATGAAGGAACTCTCGAGAAAAATATAGCGAAATAGgaccgaaagaaaataaaatgaaataatctaTAAAGCAATAAAATTTAATTTGGACATAAATACTTATTTATTAGGGCTTTTGttaaaaagaagatgaggagaagagatgaagaagaagaaggtaaaggagaagaaaaaagaaaagaaaaacaaaacaaccttTCCAGCTACTTTAAAAGTAAAgaatgataaaacagaaaacggaaacatTCAGTTCATAAACCTTATTTCTACGTAAATAATCGTTTGCTTGATATACTTCGATAAATCACGCTCGCATTTCGCATCACAGTTAAAGCAACGTATCACCAAGGTATCAAGAGCAAACAATTTCTCCAAATCTGCAAAAACAACAGTTGCAACAACCAAATGGTAAAagatgcttataataatgatgataattatgataacagtaataataataatgataatgcttataacaataacaaaaataatttcaataataataacaacaacaataataataatgataataataaggataatagtaatattaatgataatgatgataataatgagatataaaaatatcaataatgttaatgataataataataatcatgataagagttaaaaaaagatcataatgaggatgataatgataatgagaacattaatgataatcataatgattatattattaatgataatgataataataacattaatgatgataaaagtaacaattattaatgataatgaaaataataacgataatgatagcaatcatggtaataataaaaatagtaataatagtaataataataatgatcgtaataatgaggatatgaataacaataataataatataaaataatgaaaacgatcaTGATGATgtcaaaatgataagaatgatcataaaaatagtaataactattaatgataataacaataataatgggatattaataacaataataacaatgataatagcaataatgataataacagcaactcttataacgataatgataatgtcgacgatgataataataagtataaaagGTGACAGCGTACTGCCATGGTGAACCACGGCCTATCTTCTCTCTGTTAGgccttattttttcccattttctgtacAGCAAGAGTAAAATAGAAAATGTGCATATTTAGGGGAAACATTTCTAGGCTAATAAATCTTTTCAatttgtataataaatataaatattaaatgaatatgaaatcCAAACCTACTTTTGTAAAAGCAAAATACAAAGATatttgaaagataaaaaaaagacgaaccaaCTTTTGAATTCAAAATATGAAGTAAAACATTGAAGAGGCGAGTCAGGTTTCTGTCACAGGATCCGAACTCTACTCGCGCAGAGGATTCGAGACATCTTATTCGCAGATGCCgatggatgattttttttcttttaagaatcgTCAAACTTATTTATGCGCAGATGTGTGTGCCTTCCTTCTGTGCACAAACACATTACGCTATAAAATTTTCAGGTGATTTTGTAATAAGACAGCTAGGTTATTTGTGATGCTTTCCGCAGCTTTTCGAAGGGAGGGTTCGTCTTGCTTATGCCGCCCTGTTGGTTACTGCGTGTCCTATTCCAGAAACTGCTGTGGGCCGCGAGATCccatttttctagttttttttcttctaatttttaaCGAACATTATTCTAGGCTACACTTGGTAATATAAACTTTTATGAACCATTAGAATAACCCtataaaacgtatatatttacatatatatatataaatatatatatatatatatatatatatatatatatatatatatatgtgtgtgtgtgtgtgtgtgtgtgtgtgtgtgtgtgtgtgtgtgtatgtatgtatgtatgtatgtatgtatgtatgtatgtatatatatatatatatatatatatatatatatatatatatatatatgtgtgtgtgtgtgtgtgtgtgtgtgtgtgtgtgtgtgtgtgtgtgtgtgtatttctatgtgtatgcgcaagcgcgtacacatacatacatacatacacacagtctcacacatatatgtgtatgtatgtgtacgtttatagGAATGTGTGAGCATAAGCTAATGCggttatatacgtacataagggCATTTAGAAAATTATGTCGATATCAGCCATATTCTTCAGCTTCATCAAATATTTGAAATACCTTTCAGAAGTCTTAATAGTTTTGCAGCTCCTTTAGGACATTATATTTGGTCCATATTCTT
This genomic interval carries:
- the LOC113818680 gene encoding SH3 and multiple ankyrin repeat domains protein 3 isoform X5, with the translated sequence MQRERERGWGPATRAGEGSRVTQRACRNKLVQHLEHLLFYGADMNAQNASGNTPLHVCAVNNLEDCARVLLFRGCDKNALNYANQTPYQVAVIAGNMELGDVIKNHSIEDVVPFKEPPKYNPNRRISGAPLSRTHSDPRLEVCAVTKPPSPSPSSRSIPPFSSASSLSETSTGSSSTCTHPSEMDSEECASALGSASLNAGKWAGMDCCDMVSDSSGVCTSNSGSAESYDATPTDITHFDVGMLVVCLHQYTPHKQGHLDINAGDILEVTGSTDDGMLEGVIRGVTGVFPPQCVQEVRLRNPQAVRESLIAPQVARVQGRREMLVHQHYGTAPRLRKPVVNQASEPRTVVLHRGKKGFGFVLRGAKATSPLMERPNERGPALQYLDDVDPGGVADLAGLKKGDYLLRINGEDVSQASHEHVVNLIRKSGDLVQMMVVTPAPVTFTPHKPPIGNLGTIRRGCQTLPRKLPAVRSSQAPPAPPPRDPRTTLSVGRARAKSMVAGLQDIEALDASMRENGDLMSRSAGQFPGGGPYGSSHYGVSHYTSGSQYGTPQGTPTIGTPVGTPPGLKVASIKARPSSKRMTAAEMEDMMTQSGSLPSSPPSTPTGRPPRVYASVAEMKKAKALKARQPLDLTRLHKGFHSTPDLKAEVTGTLPAFTIEEKRKSVSQEDLFVTALNERNSRHSLVCPPPHSSTLERITVGSPESKESWQSGEEGTEEESSDSPNISPGPLEYRMLRRSQSAVNTTMLRKAGLHPPPTHPPPPPPLGQLVKVDISRSKSDYATVGVAPSTPEAMPVSPGVQSSFRPTDCAKLYASPEEIKTVGYRSPEMMATLNRKNASVKSRSQSLPPSTNRPSVQRGSPDKDTSLDSGIYLTTYSTFRGTEGETSRSREVVSPSSAGKAPVSDTVTYARPKNNKSIHDRAESSSPSKAYTGPGSVASPAPDIPEPDYSSDEDHTYNSQDESQSKKTRTLKKKKPTVAFSPNLVTSTSESSDVPHYAAPAKHPTPLAGNFKDLIAQKAAERQARQDDGPEQTRSATSSPSKRANGSNGNGNGNGKAISDAIQESALFNRQKEKTVPTGTKARPVPVVQREDSKSTLKMKNSRSCPHDFNLEDGDNSSSGVSSDQDVHQESNYVTVINTESDTISANKTDRFVRHGTRDDSSEASESSDEASDRTWILTNEKGSDSGKDSDSNGARRSGTLTRNAVSLVKLPPPQETTEPDLDTELDVGQGRIMSRSVDQDTISTLSSLSSLSSGSGSTGEREMQHSMHAGQVPSSAPSSLQMRATLPRPPSSASSSRGSSAPPVSQAIRATVTGTLGRSRPTTREQHWEVEGEPMAVREKSAPPTSRSSTLERDSYKKSTNVDTGETEYERSIEESLQLIRMHMDSLNEVNTLAGVPTRDQAGGGEMVLAPPPEFCDMSMAGAQGRKNNKTVIHIGEEEFDQPGRRGPNVHEEEEELLPRFRHKTLTEWTTRDTTEWLESIFMPEYKDSFEEQDIDGKKLMDINNESLINLGVRRVGHRVNMEKSLKRYKPTERIDL